A window of Deinococcus planocerae contains these coding sequences:
- the rfbC gene encoding dTDP-4-dehydrorhamnose 3,5-epimerase has protein sequence MIFTETKLKGAFIIDLEVREDKRGGFARTFSQDEFAAHGLKVEVVQANLSYNHKAGTLRGMHYQLPPAAETKLVRCTRGAILDVIVDLREGSPTYLQHIAVELTAENRRALYVPEMFAHGYQALTDGAEVVYQVSEAYTPGYERGLRHDDPVLGIEWPMPVTVISAKDQAWTLLSEREGVTT, from the coding sequence GTGATCTTCACTGAGACGAAGTTGAAGGGTGCCTTCATCATCGACCTGGAGGTCCGCGAGGACAAGCGCGGGGGATTCGCGCGCACCTTTTCGCAGGACGAGTTCGCGGCGCACGGGTTGAAGGTGGAAGTCGTGCAGGCGAACCTCAGCTACAACCACAAGGCGGGCACGCTGCGCGGGATGCACTACCAGCTTCCGCCCGCCGCCGAGACGAAGCTCGTGCGCTGCACGCGGGGCGCGATCCTCGATGTGATCGTGGACCTGCGGGAAGGCTCGCCCACCTACCTCCAGCACATCGCGGTCGAGCTGACCGCCGAGAACCGCCGCGCGCTGTACGTCCCCGAGATGTTCGCCCACGGCTACCAGGCCCTCACCGACGGGGCGGAGGTCGTGTATCAGGTGAGCGAGGCGTACACCCCCGGCTACGAGCGCGGGCTGCGCCACGACGACCCTGTGCTCGGCATCGAGTGGCCGATGCCGGTGACGGTAATCTCGGCGAAGGACCAGGCGTGGACGCTGCTCTCTGAGCGTGAAGGGGTGACAACATGA
- a CDS encoding NAD-dependent epimerase/dehydratase family protein, with product MKILVTGTEGYLGSLLAPELLRRGHTVVAVDTGYYKAGWLYNGTDTTALTLGKDLRQITAQDLEGVEAVVHMAELSNDPLGQLLPNITYDINHAGSVRLAKLAKAAGVTRFVYMSSCSVYGVGGADFVDETSDVNPQTAYAECKVLVERDLREMADDSFTPTYLRNATAFGASPRMRFDIVLNNLSGLARTTGEIRMTSDGTPWRPLVHALDIGQAIIEVLEAPREAVHNEAFNVGSTQQNYRVREIAEIVAEAFPGCKLSFGENGADNRSYRVNFDKIHAALPNFRCAWDARRGAQQLAALFERIDLQASDFESRGYTRLKQLEYLLRTEQIDHDFYWKATPVPQPVLEGRGA from the coding sequence ATGAAGATTCTCGTCACCGGCACCGAGGGCTACCTCGGCTCCCTGCTCGCCCCCGAACTCCTGCGGCGCGGTCACACGGTCGTCGCCGTGGACACCGGCTACTACAAGGCGGGCTGGCTCTACAACGGGACCGACACGACCGCGCTGACCCTGGGCAAGGACCTGCGGCAGATCACGGCCCAGGACCTGGAGGGTGTGGAGGCCGTCGTCCACATGGCCGAGCTGTCGAACGATCCCCTCGGGCAACTGTTGCCCAACATCACCTACGACATCAACCACGCGGGCTCGGTCCGGCTGGCGAAGCTCGCCAAGGCGGCGGGGGTCACCCGCTTCGTCTACATGTCCTCGTGCAGCGTGTACGGGGTGGGCGGGGCGGACTTCGTGGACGAGACCTCGGACGTGAACCCCCAGACCGCCTATGCCGAGTGCAAGGTGCTCGTCGAGCGCGACCTGCGGGAGATGGCGGACGACAGCTTCACGCCGACCTACCTGCGAAATGCCACTGCCTTCGGCGCCTCGCCCCGGATGCGCTTCGACATCGTGCTCAACAACCTCAGCGGGCTGGCGCGCACGACGGGGGAAATCCGGATGACCTCCGACGGCACGCCCTGGCGGCCCCTGGTGCACGCGCTCGACATCGGGCAGGCGATCATCGAGGTCCTGGAGGCCCCGCGCGAGGCCGTCCACAACGAGGCCTTCAACGTGGGCAGCACCCAGCAGAACTACCGGGTGCGCGAGATTGCGGAGATCGTGGCGGAGGCATTTCCCGGATGCAAGCTGTCGTTCGGCGAGAACGGGGCGGACAACCGCAGCTACCGGGTGAACTTCGACAAGATTCACGCGGCGTTGCCGAACTTCCGTTGTGCGTGGGACGCCCGGCGCGGCGCCCAGCAACTCGCCGCCCTCTTCGAGCGTATTGACCTCCAGGCCTCCGACTTCGAGTCGCGCGGCTACACCCGGCTCAAGCAGCTCGAATACCTGCTGCGCACCGAGCAGATCGACCACGACTTCTACTGGAAGGCCACCCCGGTGCCCCAGCCCGTCCTCGAAGGGAGGGGCGCGTGA
- the lhgO gene encoding L-2-hydroxyglutarate oxidase, translating into MRYDFAVIGGGIVGLATAYALGQRYPDALILVLEKEEALARHQTGRNSGVIHSGIYYAPGSLKARLCQAGNVSIPEFCDEHGIPYDRCGKVIVATRQGELPGLEKLRLRAGEHGLPVRSLNAEEVREIEPHVEALAGLHVASTGIVDYTEVCLALAREVEGRGGKIRLGTRVEALHRDERGYRIETNAGPFATHYLVNCAGLHSDRIARMAGSDPGCRIVPFRGEYYELRPEKRHLVKHLIYPVPNPDFPFLGVHFTRMIDGSVHAGPNAVLAFAREGYHKTKVDLRDLGDALGYSGFLQLARKNVGEGAKEMWRSFSKPAFVRSLQALIPEVTENDVIPSEAGVRAQALTPDGKLVDDFLLIDAPAALHVCNAPSPAATSSLEIGKTIAARVQAPAHLKPVPVKGLGAEGVLA; encoded by the coding sequence GTGAGATACGACTTCGCGGTCATCGGCGGGGGCATTGTCGGCCTCGCCACCGCCTATGCGCTGGGCCAGCGCTACCCCGACGCCCTGATCCTGGTGCTGGAGAAAGAAGAGGCCCTCGCCCGCCACCAGACGGGGCGCAACTCGGGCGTGATCCACAGCGGCATCTACTACGCGCCCGGCAGCCTCAAAGCGCGGCTGTGTCAGGCCGGAAACGTCAGCATCCCCGAGTTTTGCGACGAGCACGGCATCCCCTACGACCGCTGCGGCAAGGTGATCGTGGCGACCCGCCAGGGGGAGCTGCCCGGCCTGGAGAAACTGCGGCTGCGCGCCGGGGAACACGGGCTGCCCGTGCGCTCCCTGAACGCCGAGGAGGTGCGGGAGATCGAGCCCCACGTCGAGGCGCTCGCGGGCCTGCACGTCGCCAGCACGGGCATCGTGGACTACACCGAGGTCTGCCTCGCCCTCGCCCGCGAGGTGGAGGGGCGCGGCGGCAAGATTCGGCTGGGCACCCGGGTGGAGGCCCTGCACCGCGACGAGCGCGGCTACCGCATCGAGACGAACGCGGGGCCCTTCGCCACCCACTACCTCGTGAACTGCGCGGGGCTGCACAGCGACCGAATCGCGCGGATGGCGGGCTCGGACCCGGGCTGCCGTATCGTGCCCTTCCGGGGCGAGTACTACGAGCTGCGCCCGGAGAAGCGGCATCTCGTCAAGCACCTGATCTACCCGGTGCCCAACCCCGACTTCCCCTTCCTGGGGGTGCACTTCACCCGCATGATCGACGGCTCGGTCCATGCGGGGCCGAACGCGGTGCTCGCCTTCGCGCGCGAGGGCTACCACAAGACGAAGGTGGACCTGCGCGACCTCGGCGACGCGCTCGGCTACTCGGGCTTCTTGCAACTCGCGCGTAAGAACGTGGGCGAGGGGGCCAAGGAAATGTGGCGCTCGTTCTCCAAGCCCGCCTTCGTGCGCAGCCTCCAGGCCCTCATCCCCGAGGTGACGGAGAATGACGTCATCCCCAGCGAGGCCGGAGTGCGCGCGCAGGCCCTCACCCCCGACGGGAAGCTGGTGGACGACTTCCTGCTGATCGACGCGCCCGCCGCCCTGCACGTCTGCAACGCGCCCTCCCCCGCCGCCACGTCATCTCTGGAGATCGGGAAGACCATCGCCGCGCGGGTTCAGGCCCCCGCCCACCTCAAGCCTGTCCCCGTCAAAGGGCTCGGCGCCGAAGGAGTGCTCGCATGA
- the rfbF gene encoding glucose-1-phosphate cytidylyltransferase, translated as MKAVILAGGLGTRISEESTTRPKPMVEIGGRPVLWHIMKIYSAHGVNDFIILCGYKQHMIKEYFANYFLHMSDVTFDMRTQNATYLCNQAEPWRVTLVDTGEDTLTGGRLKRVRHYLGDESFCFTYGDGVGDVDISGTIEFHRSHGKLATMTVMQPPGRFGAVNIEDGGTVTAFQEKPDGDGGWINGGFFVLEPGVIDYIDGDQTTWEAEPLKGLAHDGQLAAYRHPGFWQPMDTLRDKHYLEDLWKAGKAPWKTW; from the coding sequence ATGAAAGCCGTCATCCTCGCCGGGGGCCTGGGCACCCGCATCAGCGAAGAGAGCACCACCCGCCCCAAGCCGATGGTCGAGATCGGGGGCCGCCCCGTGCTGTGGCACATCATGAAGATCTACTCCGCCCACGGGGTCAACGACTTCATCATCCTGTGCGGCTACAAGCAGCACATGATCAAGGAGTACTTCGCCAACTACTTCCTGCACATGTCCGACGTGACCTTCGACATGCGCACCCAAAACGCCACCTACCTGTGCAACCAGGCCGAGCCCTGGCGCGTCACGCTGGTGGACACCGGCGAGGACACCCTGACGGGCGGGCGCCTCAAGCGGGTGCGGCACTACCTGGGCGACGAGAGCTTTTGCTTTACCTACGGCGACGGGGTGGGGGACGTGGACATCAGCGGGACCATCGAGTTTCACCGCAGCCACGGCAAGCTCGCCACCATGACGGTGATGCAGCCCCCGGGCCGCTTCGGCGCCGTGAACATCGAGGACGGCGGCACCGTCACCGCCTTCCAGGAAAAGCCCGACGGCGACGGCGGCTGGATTAACGGCGGCTTCTTCGTGCTCGAGCCCGGCGTGATCGACTACATTGACGGGGATCAGACGACCTGGGAGGCCGAACCCCTCAAGGGCCTCGCCCACGACGGCCAGCTCGCCGCCTACCGCCACCCCGGCTTCTGGCAGCCGATGGACACGTTGCGCGACAAGCACTACCTCGAAGACCTCTGGAAGGCGGGCAAGGCCCCCTGGAAGACGTGGTGA
- a CDS encoding Wzz/FepE/Etk N-terminal domain-containing protein produces MPPMNDDLDLSRPLRALKRFAWLVLLLSLAAGAVTYLLSSRQTPVYEAKTLILSAGGQSNNPALNPNTVSPPPLPAGAIEGALQSENVLGVVRRRLAEVPELTRAQRIVLADRLAQDIASGRGRVFDVTGQPDIYGNGTYTLSAVHRDPVVAARLANLAAETLVDWDAQRGLVKVNAAITGLRTRLADVERRLAAAGPVGGTPTSLQQTLLAQRANRLDALNNLTALRETVVGSLSVVAPAAVPLQPVAPKPLRNALLVGAFVLLLLSALLVVWSSVNRMVASDADLKLLNLRLLGEVPRVRMLRRGQSLLVALRQGRWSDSVAFLAAGIKSVLPKGDRRPPVLLVTSLFSGDGKSNISAAIADARAASGDRVLLIDADLRRPTQASIWQAGAQTAEWVDLPGAVPFPGEESRDLQGALARPVTAQARRLRDNLHLLAPAPGVHAQTQAHLPAEAFREAMMQWGAGYDLIVVDGPPALAVADPLVLAPHAAGVLLVLEAGRASVASVQRVLDALLLVNANVLGVALNKVNPRGQVARYGYGYARRSTPATAPKPESRVL; encoded by the coding sequence ATGCCCCCGATGAATGACGACCTCGATCTCTCCCGTCCCCTGCGGGCCCTCAAGCGCTTCGCGTGGCTCGTGTTGCTGCTCTCCCTGGCCGCCGGGGCCGTCACCTACCTGCTCTCCAGCCGTCAGACCCCGGTTTACGAGGCCAAGACCCTGATCCTCTCGGCGGGCGGCCAGAGCAACAACCCGGCGCTCAACCCCAACACCGTCAGCCCCCCGCCCCTGCCCGCCGGGGCCATCGAGGGGGCGCTGCAAAGCGAGAACGTGCTCGGCGTGGTGCGCCGCCGCCTGGCAGAGGTGCCCGAGCTGACCCGCGCCCAGCGCATCGTGCTCGCCGACCGCCTCGCCCAGGACATCGCCAGTGGCCGGGGGCGGGTCTTCGACGTGACGGGTCAGCCCGACATCTACGGCAACGGTACCTACACCCTCAGCGCCGTGCACCGGGACCCGGTGGTGGCCGCGCGGCTGGCGAACCTCGCCGCCGAGACGCTCGTGGACTGGGACGCCCAGCGCGGGCTTGTGAAGGTCAACGCCGCCATCACCGGGCTGCGCACGCGGCTGGCCGATGTCGAACGCCGTCTGGCGGCGGCGGGGCCGGTGGGGGGCACGCCGACCAGCCTGCAACAGACCCTGCTGGCCCAGCGGGCCAACCGCCTCGACGCCCTGAACAACCTGACGGCCCTGCGTGAGACGGTGGTGGGTTCGCTGAGCGTCGTCGCCCCCGCCGCCGTGCCCCTCCAGCCGGTCGCGCCCAAGCCGCTGCGCAACGCCCTGCTCGTGGGGGCGTTCGTCCTGCTGCTGCTCAGCGCCCTGCTGGTGGTCTGGTCCTCGGTCAACCGCATGGTGGCCTCCGACGCCGACCTCAAGCTCCTTAACCTGCGCCTGCTCGGCGAGGTGCCCCGCGTGCGGATGCTGCGCCGCGGCCAGTCGCTGCTCGTGGCGCTCAGGCAGGGCCGCTGGTCGGACAGCGTGGCCTTCCTCGCCGCCGGGATCAAGAGCGTCTTGCCCAAGGGGGACCGCAGGCCGCCCGTCTTGCTCGTGACCTCGCTGTTCAGCGGCGACGGCAAGTCGAACATCAGCGCCGCCATCGCCGACGCCCGCGCGGCGAGCGGTGACCGGGTGCTGTTGATCGACGCGGACCTGCGCCGCCCCACCCAGGCGAGCATCTGGCAGGCCGGGGCCCAGACGGCGGAGTGGGTGGACCTGCCCGGCGCCGTGCCCTTCCCCGGCGAGGAGAGCCGCGACCTGCAAGGCGCCCTGGCGCGGCCCGTGACCGCGCAGGCCCGCCGGTTGCGGGACAACCTGCACCTGCTCGCCCCCGCGCCCGGCGTCCACGCCCAGACCCAGGCCCACCTCCCGGCGGAGGCCTTCCGCGAGGCAATGATGCAGTGGGGCGCCGGGTACGACCTGATCGTGGTGGACGGCCCGCCCGCGCTCGCCGTGGCGGACCCGCTGGTGCTCGCGCCCCACGCGGCGGGTGTGCTGCTCGTGCTGGAGGCGGGGCGCGCCTCGGTCGCCAGCGTGCAGCGCGTGCTCGACGCCCTGCTGCTGGTGAATGCGAACGTGCTCGGCGTGGCGCTGAACAAGGTCAACCCGCGCGGCCAGGTGGCCCGCTACGGGTACGGGTACGCCCGCCGCTCCACTCCGGCCACGGCTCCCAAGCCCGAGTCGAGGGTGCTGTGA